Below is a window of Cygnus atratus isolate AKBS03 ecotype Queensland, Australia chromosome 3, CAtr_DNAZoo_HiC_assembly, whole genome shotgun sequence DNA.
aaaagtttatcatTAAAAAGATAGTATAGTCAGGTTATAGCCTCTGTGAGAGAACAAAAACTAGGCTTTGGTTTGACTGTGCCTTGTGAAGTCTCCCTGCGTGTGGATCTGGCTGTGCATACACGGCTCAGGGCCTGCCACAGCCTGCCTGCGATGTGCTGAGAGCATGATGCAGAAGAGACAAACCACGGCCTCCTGGCTGCGGGTTGATCCGTCAGCCAGCTCGAAAACAAACCAGCCATGCTCGTAGGGCTCTCGCTTTGAACTAACGTGTGCCTCAACCTGGTATTTCAGTTGTCTGTACGACTGGAATCAGCTGCACCACTTGCAGATTGaagttgttttctgtgaaacattGTGAAGCCCACAGGTTGCTAAGCATCCAAAAACCACCATGGTGGATTTTGTCTTCCAGGTCTGCATCCAAGCCTGGACTTGATGTACTCACAGAGTTTTGCAACTGTACTACAGTTTTCATGGTGAAATACAACACCCATACTGAATGGCAAACTCTGCAGTATTTTGCCAAATTAATATTCATAAACCCATAATATAACTCATATAAAACAAATTCATGATTTACATTGAATTAATACACTGTACAGGAGTGTGCACCAAGAGGTCTTGAGCTCATGTAGACCCAAACTGGAACATCCACACCAGCGAGCTGCAGCACAGTGAAGAGGCATTAGCTCCATCATGAGAGCAATTTGTACGGGTTAATGTGACACCGTGCCTTACCTCTAAGCGGAGATTACTTGTTAGCCTGGTGGTAGATTAGCAGTGGTGTGGCTGCTTGGCCCCTCACTCTCCAGCTGGTGCAATTCTGGCTAGCTGAAGCCTTCTGACAGCAACTCTCCTGTAGTATGGTCATGGCCAATTTTCTTGAGGTCGTGAGAGGTTCATCAACAGTACTCAACAGACTTCTGCTAGAGCAGGACACGTCTTTACAGACTCGGCCTTGGAATTTGAGCATCACTTAGAGCAAAGCCAACCAACAACAtatctcagctgctgttttggGGATAGAAATAAGAAGCAAcctcaagaaaaatgaaaacatatctTGTAAAGGACACTTTAGGGAGCCCTGGTAGGTCACATTTGTACTAGCCACAGATTCAGTTATCTTTAACCTAAATATAATGCTTAAAAGGCTAATTATCAATTCTAACACACTGTAATATATCTTTCTTTTACACACGGAATTcttatatttacattaaaacaaatataactTGAAGCTCACCCTTATTGCAATATGCTGATACCTGCAACCTTTCCACATCTGTTTACACACATTCTTTCTGTTGCCACAGCTGAGGTAAAAATGATCACAAAATCTCCAAAAGACTGAGACAAAAGAGGTTTGGATTTGGATATCAGATGGCTTTTAAACAATGACCTCAAAAACGCTGATGCATGTGGCAGTAGACTGTAGCCCTCACTCAGCTGTCTATATTTAGTCTCTTGTCAGTTCTCAGTCCTTCAAGAACAGTTACAGTTCTCTAAACAGTTGGTCTTTTTGTTCTCAGAGAAAACCAAATCAAAGCAATTTTGTAGATGAAATCCACTATGAAGTCAAGCACTGTCAGGTGTTTGAGAGCCAGTGTTtgctgaagaataaaattatcttcCCTTTCTCATGGAATGCTCATCCCTGTTTTAGGTAGCCATATATGACTGAAGGATTTGTCATCAGTTTTTGTCGTAACTCACCTTTGAATGAATGCGTACTGTCACAAATGTTAGCATTTGCAGGATGACACCACGGAACACATTTATCACACTGAAAGAAAGATGAGTAGTGTTCAGTCACGGCAGGTGTTTCTGCATCTTGCTCATCTTTGTCATCATTTAAGTAACTTCAAATGACAAGCAATCCTGACTCTCAATACAAGGGTAATTTGTGGTATCTGGGATAGCAGAGAGGAAGATGTATTCAAAGCTGACAAAATGAAGTATCGCATGTAATTCTGATACTCCTATggcaaacagggaaaaatgactgaaaacttCTGTTACAAAGTCTGCAACCTGAAGTGATGACATACCCACAATGGGCTTTGTATTTTGCAGTGTATGAGCTGTGTGAAAGCAACTGgttcttctgcttttccccaTGTTTGTAGATAGCCCCTCAGAGTAAACACCAGCATCATCTGTTGAAAATGAAGATACACTATCAATGTTAAACCATTTAGACTTTAGTGCACTTACTGCATCTCAAAATATTcctaattaattttcattgctACTTGAAGTAATCAGTAATCAGTAGGATGttgataaaacaaacaattttaagaCATTAGAGCTAAAAACATCAATCTGCCCCTTTCAGCCAAGACACAAATAGTTTTCTGTTGAAGGAGAAGGTAACAAATGATTGGCAGCACATTTTCATCCACCTTTAGTCTGCTGACCCTATCATGTGAACTGTATGTATGACTGCAGATTGACATGGATTGACCAACTGCAGTGCACATTCATGAGTTTTGCAGAAAGAGCATTTTCATTCCATGATGTTCACACATGAAAAAGAAGCCTCCAGggttgttgcttttatttaaactttgctaaaattattttatgatctTACATCTGAGAAGTCACTCTGAGCAactgagaaacattttctgcatgaaCTATTATAAATCTTATGACaattattaccattattattgATCCATTTACAAAcatgagtctttttttttctttttttttttccctgataatGCCAGTCTGCTGTTTCCCTTCAGAGACAGATGCATCTTGCCTTGCAAGTGCAGTTATTGTCATAACCAGAACCTATATAGTGATTTAACTTATGCTTAGTCTAAAGAGAACCTTGTGGTCCTCTTTCTACCCTGCACCTTGTGTGCACCAAGGCAACAGGCACAGAGCCTGTTATCAATATGACTGATATTTCATCCATCATAagcacatgcagaaaaatacctTTAGATGTGAAAATGTTCACAAGGTAATTCGTAATTCAAGATGCAATTCCTTTACATTAACCAGAAGAATACTGAAAATGCCTTTTGAACAGCACTTGACTTTATTTCATCATAAAATAAGAACacccacattaaaaaaaaaaaaaaaaaaaagaacccagCTGAGATCGTATAGTTTTGAAGGTGCTGCCTGAAGGCTAGCACTTGTTGTTTATGTACACAGGGCTCAAcctggaagaagaagaaggttGGGGAAGTTACTGAGCCTCCAGCAAGGAGAGGTTCACATCCACTCTCTCGACTGCCCTTCTGGGGGAAGAGGCCGCAGGTTGCTCCTCTCCCAGGTTTTTGCCTCACTGAGCCAAGCCCCTGAAGCCTGGGGAGTgggtttttcctttcccacatgCTGGGCATTTCAAAGGATTCTCCTGCGGTGGCTGGACACAGGAGCCATTAGGTGGTGCTTGTGGTGGCCGCGCAGCAGTTGGTGGTGGGTCCTGCTGCCACACGTCTGGGAAAGTCCCTCCTCGctcccacaggcagcacaggAAGGCTCTGAAGAGGCTTGAGACCTCCACTGGCTGCTGAGCTCGGAGGAAAACCTCCACAGGGTTTTGTTAAGACTTTCAGCAAGAGTCGTGTAAGACTAGCGTGCTGTCTGACCTCCCAAGCCTGCCCCACACATGGCGCTCACTGACTTGTCAGTAAAACAGGCCTCCTTCAACATGGCAGATGTACAAGCTTAAAAGACTCTTCCTTCCCTTAGTGAGGTTGTATGTGCAAAAACAGAGATTATCATAATAGCAGGTTTTAACTGCAGAGTAGCGAACATGAGGCTGCACCCACGTTTGTTATTTATGTGGGCAGTTCAAGGCTGCATGAGGAAAACGCAAAAGGAAAATCTCCATGTGCCTGAgtgtggattttgttttcagctagATTTTGTTAAAGGACACGGTTTCTTCAGGGTGAGCTCTTTGCTGGAACAGGGCTTAATCCACAGTTACTTCTTACTGACGCTCTGCAGAAGTTTGATCAATTCAGCCTTCCAACCACACAAGCAGCCGAAGCCAAGGGTGTGCTGTAAAAGAGCCACAGTTGGGTCCTGAGGATTTGTGACCATCTGGGGGATCTGCAGCTTCCTAGCGTGGCTGTCAGGAGCACCAGCTCTTTTACaatgatgattttatttaagcGAAATGCTTTGGGGCCCACAGCTTCCCTGTGGCATAGCAAGGGGCAGTAAATGCTTGTCCCAGCACAGTAGATCTTAACAGCGACTCCTTGTAAAACATGCAGGTCAGCTGCCTCAGGAGAGGGGTAAAAACAGCCTTACGCAGGCAATTCCCAGGTGCTACACCCTTATTACTTACAATTCTCTGTCAAAGAAACCGCTTCATTTACTGTGCCTTATGGGTCAGCTGGGAACAGCACCAGCTACTTCTGTAAGTACTCTGAGATTTACAGATAAGGCATGCATACCAAGCATACCTGTGAGAGTTTCAGCCATcaattttcactttgaaattgTCCAGACAAAAGtaaaatgacatgaaaaaatgACTGTTTCAGTTTTAGGTATTTGATCTGCAATGAATTTGGGAAGTaggctgaaaagaaagcagtactCTCATACCAACATTTCCAAATTTTCATGCTGTCTTGATCCAAAATGCAGTTATGGTTATCCTGAGTTTTGCTTTGCAAGTTGTTGTGACTTTCTATAGGAAATCAGGGCAAAGGAAGAGACATACCTCGCACTGCTGAGGGATTTTGCACTTCAGCTGCGCCAAATGTAGCCAAGTGCAGCCCTTCCGGCTCACAGTTCTTCATGTGAGCACATGCCTTGAACCACTCTGAGCCCTCTCTGCTGTCCCTGTCTCATGGATCCCCGATTTCCAATGTGCGCCCCTGATGCTCTGCAATTTTCAATATTTATAAGACATTTCCATATTCTTGAAGAGTGCTGTGGAAAGTGGTATGTGTTGGCCACATtgccttaaataaataaaaagcaggagTCATAGCAATCCTTATGGTAGATATTATCCAATCCTGCAGACATACCCATGAGGAATATAATTCATAGAAAAGTTcatattcattatttatatcACATAATGCATATTGCTTATCATacattataatttatttatactatttgcatttttattatttatatcatAAAGCTTTAGACACACCTACATGTTTTGCACTACAGTGTTTATTACAAATTCAGCCTTATTAAATGTAGGTATTCAAAAATcatcacaataaaaaaaaaatctttggacTATTCTGACAACTCCCAagtcatttaaatataattgtGTACAGGCAAAATTTGAAGGCATTGGCTTTTTGCCTGGAATTTCTGGATGTCGAGCTCCATAGCTGGAGCAGCTTGGCCCACACCTTTGTGTGCCAGCAAACCCCAGACAAATGCTGCTTGCTGCACTGGTGCAGACCTGAACAGGGGATGAACATGCACAGCAAAATTAATACGTCTTTGGTCCATCAGATCTACACAGATCACTGCTGCACCTGTGCCGTCTCACCTCCTGGCACTGCAAATCCCATTTTTTCAGACTGCTGTTCCTTATTGTCAGTACCCTCCACTGCTCTGCATTGTGGCACCAGTACTCGCTCTTTTGCCTGTTGCGAATATCctaaagcacacacacaaaaaattatCGCAAATTATCTGGACTACACTCTATTGACTTATTTATGTATTCTGGGTCCAAAAGTCCCTAGATGCAGGAAGTAAAGGCCTTATGAGTATTTCTTAGGAATTCTGCCTCATGAAGGAATTGTCTAAAAAGTGagtcactgaaaacaaaacctctgtGGGGTGTGGCAACTGTTTCCCATGTCACCCCACTCAAGTGAGTTAGCCTTCTCTGGCACCCAGTCACACGAGCTGAGTGCTCTTTGCTGCCATGAGCAGAGAGCCACGTGTGCTCAGCTTCTCTGAGCATCTCACTCTGCACCAGGGCTGGGCTTCAGCCTGTGTACAGCCTGAAGCTCGGTGtggtttttcagttttacagaattAGGCTGTAGCTGAATAAAGACTGCTAGGGAAGCAGGAGTACAAATGTTTTCCATGTTAAAAAATGGGCATTACAGCATCACACAAACCCTCCAATGGTTTTCAGAGCATTCGGGAAAATCTAAGTGAACAACATTTTCCCTAATTATGtattcaaagaaaacacaaaacaagaaaaaagcaaacaagtagCCAGAATCCAGGGTggtgtgttttaaaactgagaCGTTTAAGAAAAAGGGCAGCTAAAGAGATTGGGAAAATGGTGAACCCATCTTTCCAGAAATGAGAACCTCCAGACTGGTTTGATGCAGTGGTGGCCAACACTGGATTTGCTGCCTGGATAAAGTCAGAAAGAGttgttcaaaataaagaatatcAGTAGCATAGGACTATTTACAGGCCATAGATAACATGAggttaaaaatgagaaagttttTAATCACTGGAGAAGTGCAGCCTTCCTCTGAAAATGCCAGGTGAGTGGCAGTGAGATGAAATGCTTCATCTTTGTCTCCCTACTGAAGGTGCTTGATCAGTATAGGGAAGTTATTTGGCAGTTTTGGTTACAAAGAACACCTTTCCCACATCTGAGACCTCCTGTAGACCACAACGTACTTAAAATGTTTGGGGTTCCTCCTGAAGTCGTGATGCATTTAGGAGGTTTTGGCTTAGCCAAAAGTTTGCTGTGCCTGGTGCTTCTGATCAAAGCAGGCAGATGTGTTTTGCAGTGTATACTCAGTCTTATTTGACTGGAAAACGCAGTTGGTGCCTCCTGGATAGATGAGGTCTTTGACTCCCTTTTATTAACCCAACAGTTCATAGATACTGATGTTCACattaagagaggaaaagaatggCTATTTTCTTGAGTTTATGAATCGAATCCATGAAACACAAATGACACCAAGTTTCTACAACTatcaattaaaacattttaattaagccACCACATTTGAAAGGAGTGCCACATACATTAGTATCACTTGAGAGTAATTAATGACTATTTGCAACAGCTTTCTCCCAGACATCTTAATTGTGTAACATGCTGCTTATGCTTCCATCTACCCAGTATATTCAGAACCaagtttattttacatttgtgcttttttgacAAGTCATGACAGTGCTtataaaaaacatacaaaagacTTAAGTTATGCTAAACCCTATTACCATACCATCCTCCCTTTCATTAGGAAGGGTGTTCATTTTCTTatgtcttttctccttctcagcTTTAGCTGTGCAAGGATTTTCCAGACTTGAgattctcttctgtattttgaattCGCTAGAAACTGACTGACGTTACTCATAATACAGATACGTCTACACAGTATACCCCCCCACACCAGTActgtacagaagaaaattgtgttCTTAAAGACACATTTGTCACAAGTTGTCTTCTTCAGCAAGAATCACAAGCACAGTTGATTGTATATGCCATGACTGACTGAGCTTGTAACACTGTTCTGAAGTCTGCAGATGTTTGTACTctgtaaaattataaaatacagGCCTGCAAGGGGTGTTAAGACATCACCCGGCCTTTCCAAAGCAGGAACACATACAAAATGCAGAACTGCCAAATTAGAAAAGGTGTTACAAAACAGAATGGTATACAACATATAATACAAGATATATTGGGCATTGAAAAAGCTTAGATCTACATTTCTTTGGTTTTACAGGATACTGATTAATGCATTGTAGCTCTATTTTGTACATGTGCATGAATACATATACCCACGCATTTGCCATCTCCTGAGTACTGGGTTCATGATAAGGGGAAAGCAGTCTTTCTTCCCCAGCTGAAGAAAGCCCTGACAAAGAATACAGACCTTAACTAAATACGCCGTAAGCTGCTCTGGTCCATGACGGACACAGACACAGCTCTGTCTCACTGGAAAGCAGTCGCCAGCTCCAGAAAGACAAGCTGGGAGCCCAGCAGGTTACGCCCTGAGACACGTGTCCGTATGAAGTTTGCATGTATATATTGTTCACAGACTGCTTTCCTATTTATACCTGTTATCTCTAGTGACTCACAAAACTTTCCCAAGCTTACCAATCCCTGGAGTACCTACAGTGTGTTTTAGAAACTTTTGGAGGTTTTCAACACCTTATGCTAAGGTTTCCCTCCAAAGCATGTCTGATAattaaaatactgcagtttttAAAGGGCAGACATAAAGAACAGTGTGTGTTTctactgaaaagcattttctaaatCAGCATCTGTCAAATACCATGTAAGAATGTAAACACTTTAACATCTGAAGATTTATTGGTTCTGTgacaattaatatttaattccaTGTATCTCCATCACAAGTACTGCAGTGGCCACAAAAACACCAATAAGTGTTACAGTAGCCACCATTACACACACTAGCTCCATGCTTTAGAGGAAATCTCCATCCAACTGCaacagatggaggaaaaaaataattttattttccccttagTTCATATAGTTAATAGTCAAAATAGTCCAGTAACAGGAATGAGAAGAGATTCTTAGGCAGCATGTGGCTGTAATAGATTCAGTAAAGTTCCTTCCTTGGGACTGACTTTggtggaagaaaaagcattctttagaaggactgcatttttttcctagttttatttaagaaaattttgttAGAGATAAAAacgtaaaaaaaataatattttgcaggTCTCCCTTGTGGGTTGtttaaaatctctcttcctcctttctgaaCTTGAAACCCTATGTCTTTATTCACAAGCAAATGTTTGAATAAAATAAGGGTGACTCAATTAGTTAGGAGGGAAAGGAGCAAGTAAACCACCTAAACAGAATTGACATGagaatacataaataatactCTAGGTAAAAGCTATTTGCTTAGAGATGCCAatgtttttactattttttttaccaGTGCTAGTAAGAAATACTCTGAAGAAAtaaggtgggttttttttcagtctcttatAATCGCACCAAAattcacagcagaggtgctcttCTGTTGCTTTGACAGTTGATTGTAGTTGGAGTTAATCTTTCAATTTAAGTATGGTGCTCTCTCTGGGGAGGAGTAGTAATAGGTCGGCTTGATGTTTCCCAGGACTTCATCTTCCCAGTtggggaggcagcagaaaaagaaagcgCAACCTATCACAACGACAGTGCTGGCCCAACCAAAACCGTAGGCCCAGCTGAACATATTATCTCCCATCAGTGGGATTTCTTCTGTGAATTTCACTGGGTAGACGACCAAGCCTATGATCTGGAATGCAgctgaggagagaaagaaaagaaaaccaagagtAAATGACAATGAATGTTGTTACTTTCCCCACTAAACAACGGTACCTGGAGATAACCGCGTTGCCCTCCCAGATATGTGAGGATTAGCTTCAGTCCTGCGATCACACCTGCATTCTTGCAGAGGTGTCTGACTTCTGGTCGAGGCAGGTCCCCACCTACCTGGCAGCGGCAGCTACAGCTGACATTGCCACCTTGCTGAGGCACTCACCTGCATGCCCAGACCAGCCCTGTCCTACTGCCAGGCACCCTGGTCCTCGTGGAGCCAGTTACCTCCCACTTGTACCAcagcctcccagctcctcctctccccaggaaGGCGGGAAGCACCTGGCGTTCTCAGCTCTGAAGTCTTCGTGTGTGACATGCAGCGTCAAAGCTGGGTTTTGCTCCCATGCACTGATTTTGGGAAAGTGTTTATCGAGAAAGGCTGCTGGAGCTTCCCTAACCATTGTCCCCTCAGCATAAGTCaaacttcccttttttttcccatgaaaatgAATCATAAACCAGACAAAGGCATCTTATTTCATGAGGAGGGCACCATCTagcatgtttttctgctgctgcccatTTTACATCTAGGACAGCCTTGTCTTTGCACCCAGACTTACCGACAACAAAGAGCAAGCCTCCAATTCCCCGCACGAAGTTGAAACGGAGTATTTCCACTGAGAACGCGATGACTGCGAGGGCGAAGCAGATGACCAGGATCACAAAGCCAACGAGGTAcgtggcagctgctgctctcccccatcctagaaaagaaaagaagaaaggtgtCACACATAGCAGTGCACTGAACTGTAGGTCACTGCAGGTCTTCCGTTTCCTTCAGTCGTTTCTTTGTTGAAATGCTTTACTGTTAAGAAGCATGCCCTATGTCAAAGCAATCCTGGATTTCTCCAAagcacacagctgcagagcagcaaggcACTGTCGCTGGACAAGCAGTGCTAAACTCCCTGCCTGCTAATTTGTCCTGCTTGAAAGAGGGATATAGTATAGCATGATAATGGAGATAACATCTCCAAATTCAGTATCTGTAAGAGACCCACAGCCATCTGATCAGATAGGGCACACAACCTCTGAGAATGTACTTTATCATTATCAGCCCTGTTTGACATACAAATTTACAAAACCACTTCCACACACGGGGCAGTATGAGAGCGGACAGGAGGGTACAAGCACAGCCACAACTGCcgggaaataaaaatgctgacagCATACACCTTCCTGTCCGCTTGTTTCCGACAGGAATAATGTATGTGAAGTAAAATTAGCATGaccaaaaagaaatagatttgGGATAGCCAAGCTGAGAGAAgacaaagaggaagagaataCTTTTGAAGATAAGTATCTATTCAcagccaaaaatatttagaaaaagctAAAACCTGTGGGTGGAGAAGAAATAGCAGAGTCAGAGGTAAAGTGGAAGACTCATTACTCTGAGTCATTACTTCGAGGTTTGGTGGGACCGGACACCACACGGATGCCCAGGTTCAACAACGGGATCAGGCAGCTGCGGGCTGGGGAGGCTCAGAGGGGGAGCGAGGAGCCTGATCCCAGCCGAGCTCACAGCTCAACTGCAACACACCATCACGGCAGGGGGGAGGAAACTTCCAGCAAACCACCAGTAATTCCCATTTCACAGTGACACAGGCTTCTGAAAAGGCACCCGTTGCAGCCGGACCTCATTCTCTTTAAAAACTAGACAGAAGTTTGGGTGAGTCCAatgcaaacaacagcaaaggtGTTTCTGCCTGGAGGCAGGATACCTACCCACATGGCCTAAAGAACCAAGTACCTCCAGTGCTTTGGTTTCAGTGAGCTGTCATCACAGCTCACTTTCTGTGTCTGCATAGCACGGGTTTCGACGTGCATGCTTTCAGATGTAGGCAGGGCCAGATCCCAAGCTCCCTCTAACGTAGGTTTAAAGGGAGCAGTGAGATCTGGgccagaatattttcaaaaaaaaaaaaaaatctttcatgtcccagcacagctggcGTGACAAAAACAAGGAGAcatcttgtttttaatgtaaccTCTGTCAAACAAGTCCTTGTTTGTgtaaaaactaagaaaaagaCAGTGAGACCGCGAACAATTTCCTGAGGAGTTAAAATCCTCTGCCTTAACCCATGTGTTctaacataaaaagaaaaagaaaaaagtaacttgAGACAGAGAATGCAACACCATCACCACCTGAAGGCAGCCAGGTTGGCACAGAGAGGgcaaagaaaaggcttttcttgGAGCTATTGTGAGAAACAAGACTCAAgacagtgaaatgtttttaaaccagctctcctcagcctccacacctcctgcaggcagctctgtgtGATTCATGCCCCTTGCCTATCAGagtgctgcaggggcaggagggaaggagtaCACCCCACTGGCGTTTGGAGATTACAGCTATGTCACCGGTCCGATAccatcttttccttcaaaatcttCCCTGACGTACCTAATGCAGGTATTGGGCATTGTCTCCACAGCAGGATTTATTTAGGgataaagaatataaaaggGCATTTAGCCATTACACACAGCCAGCCCAGGAAAAGTGATTCAGACTGAACAAACTAGGAATGCTATTTATCAATATCTGCCctattaagggaaaaaaataaaaacaaacaaaaacagtgacaaCAGCAAGAAACGCTTTCAGTTATCAAAGTACCTTCCCCTACAGTGCATTACATCCGCTAGCACAGTGCAGGAAGCCAAGCCTGGCATCTGGCCTGATACAGGATAGGTTGCAAACTCAAATACACCAGCAGGCTAGACACCTTGAAGTCTGCTGCAACACAAACAAGACTGAAAGAGATACAGGCTGGAAAGTCCTCAGTGCTATCTCTGCTATTTCCAGACCCTACGTGCTTAGTTTACAAGGATAATGAGCTTTTCGATACAGCTCAGCCTTGGCTCCAGTCACGGTGAATTATTAGCTCGTCTCTGGCAATATGAGTGACAACACATGTAGCAGTAGGAGATATCCAGTCAGGAAGATTGATATCAAACCCAGCTTCTGTACGTCTTCAGAAACAGGGCAGTAGTAGGCATAACCACTGTGAAATTCACcgctttttttctgctcacatGCAACAAAGCATAGTGTTGGTGAGCCCCcatcttcccttctcctgctggattaccttctccagcagcagttaTCAGCGGCATGATGTTGACAAGAGCTGATAAGACCGAGCCATTGGTGCTGGCCATGGTGATGGATGGGATCTGCTCTTGGCAGGACTAGATAACAGCTATCGAACGGCCAGCCTGCCACATTAGCACTGGtgggaaaaacagcaagagcAGCCAAGTGTAGCTATGCACAGTGTAAGAGAAATCTCCCCAAATTAACCTCATCATCCCCGCACCTATTAAGACAGGCCCTCCTGGCTCCGCAGGCAGCCTGCCTCTGCCTACCAGTTCCTCCGCCTGCGGCTCCGGGCTGTCGGGGGCAGAGGTGTGTATTTTGCCTCCCACTGTTTTTGCTGGCCTAAGGGCTGTGGAGATCTGCTTGCAGTCTGAGAAAGACCGATCAGCCCCAACGTCCAGTTGGTTTGTGCTCAGAAGAGCCTTGTAATCATGAGAGATTTCGCCAGAATTTATGTTTTCCATTGAAATAGAAAGTCCCTTCATTTGGCAGAGAGACAATTTCTTACTCAACCCAGACATAAATATGACATCTGTTTATGAAATCAAACAATAATGCCAAAGTAATTTGGGGCTGCATAAATAGGAGGACAGAAGAATGGGAGAACAGAAGAGTGGCATGGTTTGA
It encodes the following:
- the PERP gene encoding p53 apoptosis effector related to PMP-22, which codes for MVVCTLACWRCRWLLPLLLGLAIIMGIIALAGRGWLESESEPYVHQASLWESCTRSEQDINWSCESLMDYGWGRAAAATYLVGFVILVICFALAVIAFSVEILRFNFVRGIGGLLFVVAAFQIIGLVVYPVKFTEEIPLMGDNMFSWAYGFGWASTVVVIGCAFFFCCLPNWEDEVLGNIKPTYYYSSPERAPYLN